A window of Candidatus Vicinibacter proximus contains these coding sequences:
- a CDS encoding NAD(P)-dependent alcohol dehydrogenase: protein MKAAVHTVYGPPEVVSIREVSKPLPNDQEVLVKVFASTVTRTDAGFRSAEYFISRFWSGLFRPNQPILGCEFAGVVEEVGKNVTMFKKGDKVFGYNDKTWGGHGEFLTIGENDAITFLPGNLSFAEGAPITEGAHYALNNIRASKIVKGQNALVYGATGAIGSAAVQLLKHFGTRVTAVCNTKNVALVKSLGADEVIDYQTQDFTKTEQKFHFIFDAVGKSSFGQCKPLLTDKGIYISTELGKNAENVFLALTTPLSGGKKVLFPIPTITKNDVIFLKELVENNEFKPVIDRHYKLEQIVDAYKYVESGQKTGNVVLEITDSLPMD from the coding sequence ATGAAAGCAGCAGTTCATACCGTTTACGGTCCCCCTGAAGTAGTAAGCATAAGGGAAGTTTCTAAACCATTGCCAAATGACCAGGAAGTTTTGGTTAAAGTATTTGCCTCCACAGTCACTCGGACAGATGCCGGTTTTCGCAGTGCAGAATATTTTATTTCGCGTTTTTGGAGTGGACTCTTTCGGCCAAATCAACCAATTTTAGGCTGTGAATTTGCAGGTGTGGTTGAGGAAGTTGGAAAAAATGTAACGATGTTCAAAAAAGGCGATAAAGTTTTTGGTTACAATGACAAAACCTGGGGAGGACACGGAGAATTTTTGACGATTGGAGAAAATGATGCCATCACATTTTTGCCCGGGAATTTGAGTTTTGCGGAAGGAGCGCCCATCACAGAAGGAGCTCATTATGCATTGAACAATATCCGTGCATCTAAAATTGTAAAAGGACAAAACGCTTTAGTTTATGGTGCAACAGGTGCCATAGGTTCCGCGGCTGTTCAACTCCTTAAACACTTTGGCACAAGGGTAACTGCTGTATGCAACACAAAAAATGTAGCCTTGGTGAAGTCACTTGGCGCTGATGAAGTGATAGATTATCAAACACAGGATTTCACCAAAACAGAACAAAAATTTCATTTCATCTTTGATGCAGTTGGTAAATCATCCTTTGGACAATGCAAACCCCTGCTCACAGATAAAGGAATTTACATTTCCACGGAATTAGGAAAAAATGCAGAAAACGTTTTTCTTGCACTCACTACACCACTATCAGGGGGTAAAAAAGTCCTGTTTCCAATCCCCACCATCACCAAAAATGATGTAATATTTCTAAAAGAACTTGTGGAAAATAATGAATTCAAACCTGTAATAGACAGACACTATAAATTAGAACAGATAGTAGATGCCTATAAATATGTGGAAAGCGGACAAAAAACAGGCAATGTGGTATTGGAAATAACAGACAGTCTACCCATGGATTAA
- a CDS encoding gliding motility-associated C-terminal domain-containing protein has product MKLSFLALQNLATLIILLIFPFKVYGFKYELTPTPLVFNNQIIISSDTCPTGKEMNIWLIGDKHGIDWSNGTPNIIGGLNADIYEGHTSYCKPDGSLAIYTEGHHVYNGQGNSIRFTAAELLSNTSTTMSLILAKPGQDSLYYVFHMDAALKSFNDPENLYYSVYNIKTKSLVQRVTLLDTTSEKITAIRHCNGKDWWVIGMKGTGNAFYAWLLTDLGLAPSPVISKSGFEHLFNSASIPYWANAGYLKPSHDGRLLTEITSSHPDQPQFIEIHNFDPATGQVSFLTQITIVLPGGMLTNTVYSCEYSPDNRYLYVKTNSLWQFDLSVIDSVSMMNSLKVFDFSSFKLGNRGSPVLGPDGRMYMTSFWQNYIHLIPEPNKPYPDCGFIPRYINVGSQTGLAAPQYPSGLMWPYKAYMRGPNSICRSDTSKWYLTDPCPHEKLVWTLPDGGNILENGDTLKANFEHEGIYRIIVSYEIPCGYKSDTMHVNVGRCHCPSDFRWLQIDTLVCQGESATLIYDSGSWISSSGANDSTILLSAVIRDTILKMNFFGPENCDTSIQVSIKVLPIKETKQEISICYGDSIYVNGIWYKKDTILQFKRLGQNGCDSIVSINIINYPISPASRTIHNICNGDSMQIDNIWYHDSTIIITHFNNQYGCDSFHMTEIHLYPIPEPTTITFYYCIGDSVQIEQLWYNTASEFTVHKSNIHSCDSLIHYKVIPYEDIYVDLDDTLELIYGGTHTLSGLHAMNVNRFRWFPSEYLSCTECQNPEITAIHDGTYYLEVSDGNGCTAIDSIFIRVKNQTSEIYIPNIFSPNADSKNDTWNITFSDSRSKIISIQLFERWGQQVYSCKSHPNGMGSNCNGGMGWSITIHVYLMYIFI; this is encoded by the coding sequence ATGAAATTGAGCTTTTTAGCATTACAAAACTTAGCCACGCTAATCATTTTGCTAATTTTTCCATTTAAGGTATATGGATTTAAATATGAATTAACACCCACACCATTAGTTTTCAACAATCAAATAATTATCAGCTCTGATACTTGCCCTACAGGTAAGGAAATGAATATCTGGCTAATAGGAGATAAACATGGAATTGATTGGTCTAATGGGACACCCAATATTATTGGCGGTCTTAATGCGGATATTTATGAAGGACATACGAGCTATTGTAAACCTGACGGTAGCTTAGCAATTTATACTGAAGGGCATCATGTGTATAATGGACAAGGTAATTCTATCAGGTTTACTGCTGCCGAATTGTTAAGTAACACTTCCACAACGATGAGTCTGATATTGGCAAAGCCTGGGCAGGACAGCTTGTATTATGTTTTTCATATGGATGCTGCTCTGAAATCTTTTAATGACCCAGAAAATCTATATTACTCAGTTTACAATATTAAAACAAAGAGTTTGGTTCAAAGAGTAACTCTATTAGATACCACATCCGAAAAGATCACTGCAATTAGGCATTGCAATGGAAAGGACTGGTGGGTGATCGGCATGAAAGGAACTGGAAATGCCTTCTATGCCTGGCTATTAACCGATTTAGGTCTTGCTCCCTCACCTGTGATTAGCAAATCAGGATTCGAACATCTTTTTAATTCTGCAAGTATTCCTTATTGGGCAAATGCTGGCTATCTAAAACCTAGCCATGATGGGAGGCTTTTAACTGAAATTACATCTAGTCATCCTGACCAACCTCAATTTATTGAAATTCACAATTTTGATCCGGCTACAGGGCAGGTGAGTTTTCTGACCCAAATAACTATTGTTTTACCTGGTGGTATGCTAACAAATACAGTGTATTCATGCGAGTATAGTCCTGATAACCGGTATTTATATGTTAAAACAAATTCTCTATGGCAATTTGATTTGAGCGTGATAGATTCTGTGTCGATGATGAATAGCCTTAAGGTATTTGATTTTTCCTCCTTTAAATTAGGTAATCGAGGAAGCCCAGTATTAGGACCTGATGGTAGGATGTATATGACTAGCTTTTGGCAAAATTATATTCATTTGATACCAGAGCCTAATAAACCTTACCCTGATTGTGGTTTCATTCCTCGATATATTAATGTGGGAAGTCAAACAGGCTTAGCAGCTCCTCAATACCCTTCAGGGTTAATGTGGCCTTATAAAGCATATATGCGAGGACCTAATTCGATTTGCCGCTCTGATACATCAAAATGGTACTTGACAGATCCTTGTCCTCATGAAAAACTTGTGTGGACATTACCTGATGGTGGAAACATTTTAGAAAATGGAGATACACTTAAGGCTAATTTTGAACATGAGGGAATCTATCGAATTATTGTTTCCTATGAAATACCTTGCGGATACAAATCCGATACAATGCACGTTAATGTTGGGAGATGTCATTGTCCTTCGGATTTCCGATGGCTTCAAATTGATACTTTAGTTTGTCAGGGGGAGTCAGCTACTTTAATATATGATTCTGGTAGTTGGATTTCTAGTTCAGGTGCAAATGATTCCACAATACTTTTATCAGCTGTTATAAGGGATACTATTTTAAAAATGAATTTTTTTGGACCTGAGAATTGTGATACCTCTATTCAAGTTTCTATTAAGGTTTTACCTATTAAGGAGACAAAACAAGAAATTTCAATTTGTTATGGAGATTCAATTTATGTAAATGGTATTTGGTATAAAAAAGATACTATTTTACAATTTAAGCGGTTAGGTCAAAATGGTTGCGATTCTATTGTAAGTATTAACATCATTAATTATCCTATCTCTCCAGCTTCACGTACTATACATAACATCTGTAATGGGGATTCTATGCAGATTGATAATATTTGGTATCATGACTCAACCATCATAATAACTCATTTCAATAATCAATATGGTTGTGATTCATTCCATATGACAGAAATACACCTCTATCCTATTCCTGAACCCACAACGATTACATTCTATTACTGTATTGGAGACTCGGTCCAGATTGAGCAATTATGGTATAATACAGCAAGCGAATTCACTGTTCATAAATCGAATATACATTCATGCGATTCATTAATCCATTATAAAGTCATTCCATACGAAGATATTTATGTAGACCTTGATGATACATTAGAACTAATTTATGGAGGCACTCATACATTAAGTGGTTTACATGCTATGAATGTGAATAGATTCAGATGGTTCCCATCAGAATATTTATCTTGCACTGAATGTCAAAATCCAGAAATAACGGCTATTCATGATGGAACCTACTATCTTGAAGTAAGTGATGGTAATGGGTGTACAGCAATAGATTCTATATTTATTCGTGTCAAGAATCAAACTTCCGAAATATATATTCCAAATATTTTCTCACCGAATGCAGATTCCAAAAATGACACTTGGAATATAACATTCTCAGATTCCAGAAGTAAAATAATTTCTATACAATTGTTCGAGAGATGGGGTCAACAAGTCTACTCCTGTAAATCACATCCTAATGGTATGGGATCCAATTGTAATGGTGGGATGGGATGGTCAATAACCATCCATGTCTACCTAATGTATATATTTATTTAA
- a CDS encoding gliding motility-associated C-terminal domain-containing protein, translating to MKLSFLALQNLATLIILLIFPFKVYGFKYELTPTPLVFNNQIIISSDTCPTGLETSIWYMGTHGIDWRSGTPQPDSFFYSALGIGEGHSSICDKQGNLLFYSDNDYIYNRNHQIMAGCPRFSNPSSVMCAIVPQPGSDSLYYFFSPDNYPTLGAPPYKLRYVQIDMSQDSGLGAVVTPEQVLIDSSSEQVLAVKHCNGRDWWIICQNAVTEVFYSFLLDTSGIQFNQIVTSISGNIHNISNEQYKTGELAISNSGEYLIECTLGHPSQVELHQFDPSTGIISNGYDLFDTITTAKNRKELTGAAFSADDSKVYLTSADTFDVIFQVDLLDPDSSVVRKRINRIIHQLGFGVGGPVLGRDDRIYITTFMKFFKTLHVIHQPNEYGQACELKLNDFYLGGKSGLSAPNFAVGLERPYRAVVQGKKIICKDSLAHFLVKEACPHVTEWMLPDGGNIVNKSGDSLAVMFLDTGMYRVIAAYPIRCGFKSDTHRVQVNRCHCAHQFSLTQADTLVCVGNTSTISFKTNASSYLINGILLPNPLVTIPDLQKDTLLKIYLTYPDACDTLINVKIRVIPIDSSHTVLEFCQGDSVYIQNQWYHQDDELRILLSNKLGCDSVVLISLKTKQSESFTTNLKICEGDSVWIFNPNGGKWITSNESDTIIWNNQEGCDSIYVYNVAVFPSFHETLNLNKCIKDSVFYQGTYYLHDTSFLSKYSSQYGCDSIVSINIINYPISPASRTIHNICNGDSIQIDNIWYHDSTIIITHFNNQYGCDSFHMTEIHLYPIPEPTTITFYYCIGDSVQIEQLWYTTASEFTVHKSNIHSCDSLIHYKVIPYEDIYVDLDDTLELIYGGTHTLSGLHAMNVNRFRWFPSEYLSCTECQNPEITAIHDGTYSLEVSDGNGCTAIDSIFIRVKNQTSEIYIPNIFSPNADSKNDTWNITFSDSRSKIISIQLFERWGQQVYSCKSHPNGMGSNCNGWDGMVNNHPCLPNVYIYLINWENAAGQRFLIKGDVTLIR from the coding sequence ATGAAATTGAGCTTTTTAGCATTACAAAACTTAGCCACGCTAATCATTTTGCTAATTTTTCCATTTAAGGTATATGGATTTAAATATGAATTAACACCCACACCATTAGTTTTCAACAATCAAATAATTATCAGCTCTGATACTTGTCCTACTGGATTAGAGACGTCGATCTGGTATATGGGTACTCATGGGATAGATTGGCGTTCTGGAACACCTCAGCCAGATTCATTCTTCTACAGTGCCTTAGGTATTGGAGAAGGGCATTCGAGCATCTGTGATAAACAGGGCAATCTACTCTTCTATTCAGATAATGATTACATCTATAATCGGAATCATCAGATCATGGCGGGGTGTCCTCGATTCTCTAATCCATCTTCAGTCATGTGCGCTATCGTGCCTCAGCCCGGTAGTGATTCCTTATATTATTTCTTCTCACCAGATAATTATCCCACCCTTGGTGCACCACCTTATAAATTGAGATATGTCCAGATAGATATGAGTCAGGATAGTGGACTTGGCGCAGTAGTGACTCCAGAACAGGTACTCATAGATTCCAGTTCCGAACAAGTGCTGGCAGTTAAACATTGTAATGGACGTGATTGGTGGATTATATGTCAGAATGCAGTAACAGAGGTCTTTTATTCATTCCTATTAGACACCAGCGGTATTCAATTCAATCAAATAGTAACATCTATATCTGGGAATATACATAATATATCAAATGAACAGTACAAAACAGGTGAATTAGCCATATCCAATTCTGGTGAATACCTTATTGAATGTACTTTGGGACATCCAAGTCAGGTAGAATTGCATCAATTCGATCCAAGTACAGGCATAATCTCAAACGGGTATGATTTATTTGATACAATTACAACAGCTAAAAATAGAAAAGAACTTACAGGTGCTGCATTTTCAGCCGATGACTCCAAAGTTTATCTTACTAGTGCAGATACATTTGATGTAATATTTCAAGTGGACCTTCTGGATCCTGATTCATCTGTTGTGAGAAAACGAATTAACAGAATAATTCACCAATTGGGTTTTGGTGTGGGAGGACCCGTTCTAGGCAGAGATGATAGAATCTATATTACCACATTCATGAAGTTTTTTAAGACACTACATGTCATACATCAGCCCAATGAGTATGGTCAGGCTTGTGAACTTAAGCTTAATGACTTCTATCTGGGAGGTAAGTCAGGTCTAAGTGCACCAAATTTTGCAGTAGGTTTAGAAAGACCTTATAGGGCTGTAGTTCAAGGAAAGAAAATAATATGTAAGGATAGTCTGGCTCATTTCCTTGTGAAAGAGGCTTGTCCTCATGTGACAGAATGGATGCTGCCTGATGGTGGAAATATTGTAAACAAGTCAGGAGATAGCCTAGCTGTGATGTTTCTTGACACTGGCATGTATAGAGTCATAGCAGCATATCCGATTCGTTGTGGTTTTAAATCTGATACCCATAGAGTACAGGTTAATCGCTGTCATTGCGCCCACCAATTTAGTCTGACACAAGCTGATACACTGGTGTGTGTGGGTAATACATCCACGATATCATTTAAGACGAATGCAAGTTCCTATCTTATAAATGGTATTCTTCTGCCTAATCCATTAGTAACGATACCTGACCTTCAGAAAGATACATTGTTAAAGATCTATCTGACTTATCCAGACGCTTGTGATACTTTAATCAATGTCAAAATTCGTGTGATTCCTATCGACAGTAGTCACACAGTACTGGAATTCTGCCAAGGTGACTCTGTATACATCCAGAACCAATGGTACCACCAAGATGATGAACTAAGAATATTATTATCTAATAAACTAGGATGTGATTCTGTTGTATTAATTTCATTAAAAACTAAACAGTCTGAATCATTTACAACAAACCTTAAGATCTGTGAAGGAGATTCAGTATGGATATTCAATCCAAATGGAGGAAAATGGATAACTTCAAATGAAAGTGATACTATTATTTGGAATAACCAAGAAGGATGTGATTCTATTTATGTTTATAATGTAGCCGTATTTCCATCATTTCATGAGACCTTAAACTTAAACAAGTGTATCAAGGATTCGGTATTCTACCAAGGAACTTATTATTTGCATGATACTTCATTTCTGAGCAAATATTCGAGTCAATATGGTTGTGATTCTATTGTAAGTATTAACATCATTAATTATCCTATCTCTCCAGCTTCACGTACTATACATAACATCTGTAATGGGGATTCTATTCAGATTGATAATATTTGGTATCATGACTCAACCATCATAATAACTCATTTCAATAATCAATATGGTTGTGATTCATTCCATATGACAGAAATACACCTCTATCCTATTCCTGAACCCACAACGATTACATTCTATTACTGTATTGGAGACTCGGTCCAGATTGAGCAATTATGGTATACTACAGCAAGCGAATTCACTGTTCATAAATCGAATATACATTCATGCGATTCATTAATCCATTATAAAGTCATTCCATACGAAGATATTTATGTAGACCTTGATGATACATTAGAACTAATTTATGGAGGCACTCATACATTAAGTGGTTTACATGCTATGAATGTGAATAGATTCAGATGGTTCCCATCAGAATATTTATCTTGCACTGAATGTCAAAATCCAGAAATAACGGCTATTCATGATGGAACATACTCTCTTGAAGTAAGTGATGGTAATGGGTGTACAGCAATAGATTCTATATTTATTCGTGTCAAGAATCAAACTTCCGAAATATATATTCCAAATATTTTCTCACCGAATGCAGATTCCAAAAATGACACTTGGAATATAACATTCTCAGATTCCAGAAGTAAAATAATTTCTATACAATTGTTCGAGAGATGGGGTCAACAAGTCTACTCCTGTAAATCACATCCTAATGGTATGGGATCCAATTGTAATGGGTGGGATGGGATGGTCAATAACCATCCATGTCTACCTAATGTATATATTTATTTAATTAATTGGGAAAATGCGGCAGGGCAAAGATTTTTAATTAAGGGGGATGTTACTTTGATAAGGTAG
- a CDS encoding gliding motility-associated C-terminal domain-containing protein, with translation MSQDNGFGEVVTPEQVLIDSSSEQVLVVKHCNGRDWWIICQNAASEVFYSFLLDTSGIQLNQKVTSISGKIHNIDHNLTKSGQLSVSNSSEYIIECTLGSVLPSQVELHQFDPSTGIISNGYDLFDTITTAKNRKELTGAAFSADDSKVYLTSADTFDVIFQVDLLDPDSSVVRKRINRIIHQLGFGVGGPVLGRDDRIYITTFMKFFKTLHVIHQPNEYGQACELKLNDFYLGGKSGLSAPNFAVGLERPYRAVVQGKKIICKDSLAHFLVKEACPHVTEWMLPDGGNIVNKSGDSLAVMFLDTGMYRVIAAYPIRCGFKSDTHRVQVNRCHCAHQFSLTQADTLVCVGSTSTISFNTNASSYLIDGIVLPNPLVTITDLKKDTLLKIYLTYPDACDTLINVKIRVIPIDSSYTVLEFCQGDSVYIQNQWYHQDDELRILSSNQLGCDSVALISLKTKRSESFTTNLKICEGDSVWIFTPNGEKWITSNESDTIIWNNQEGCDSIYVYNVAVFPSFHETLNLNKCIKDSVFYQGTYYLHDTSFLSKYSSQYGCDSIVSINIINYPISPASRTIHNICNGDSIQIDNIWYHDSTIIITHFNNQYGCDSFHMTEIHLYPIPEPTTITFYYCIGDSVQIEQLWYNTASEFTVHKSNIHSCDSLIHYKVIPYEDIYVDLDDTLELIYGGTHTLSGLHAMNVNRFRWFPSEYLSCTECQNPEISAIHDGTYYLEVSDGNGCTAIDSIFIRVKNQTSEIYIPNIFSPNADSKNDTWNITFSDSRSKIISIQLFERWGQQVYSCKSYPNGMGSNCNGWDGMVNNHPCLPNVYIYLIHWENAAGQRFLIKGDVTLIR, from the coding sequence ATGAGTCAGGATAATGGATTTGGCGAAGTAGTGACCCCTGAACAGGTACTCATAGATTCCAGTTCAGAACAAGTGCTGGTAGTTAAACATTGTAATGGACGTGATTGGTGGATTATATGTCAGAATGCAGCATCAGAAGTCTTTTATTCATTCTTATTAGACACCAGTGGTATTCAACTCAATCAAAAAGTTACATCTATCTCAGGGAAGATACACAACATTGATCATAATTTGACAAAAAGTGGACAATTAAGTGTTTCTAATTCCAGTGAATATATTATAGAATGTACATTAGGTTCAGTTCTTCCTAGCCAAGTAGAATTACATCAGTTTGATCCTAGTACAGGAATTATTTCAAATGGGTATGACCTGTTTGATACGATTACAACAGCTAAAAATAGAAAAGAACTTACAGGTGCTGCCTTTTCAGCCGATGACTCCAAAGTTTATCTTACTAGTGCAGATACATTTGATGTAATATTTCAAGTGGACCTTCTGGATCCTGATTCATCTGTTGTGAGAAAACGAATTAACAGAATAATTCACCAATTGGGTTTTGGTGTGGGAGGACCCGTTCTAGGCAGAGATGATAGAATCTATATAACCACATTCATGAAATTTTTTAAGACACTGCATGTAATCCATCAGCCCAATGAGTATGGTCAGGCCTGTGAACTTAAGCTTAATGACTTCTATCTGGGAGGTAAGTCAGGTCTAAGTGCACCAAATTTTGCAGTAGGTTTAGAAAGACCTTATAGGGCTGTAGTTCAAGGAAAGAAAATAATATGTAAGGATAGTCTGGCTCATTTCCTTGTGAAAGAGGCTTGTCCTCATGTGACAGAATGGATGCTGCCTGATGGTGGAAATATTGTAAACAAGTCAGGAGATAGCCTAGCTGTGATGTTTCTTGACACTGGCATGTATAGAGTCATAGCAGCATATCCGATTCGTTGTGGATTTAAGTCTGATACCCATAGGGTTCAGGTTAATCGATGTCATTGCGCCCACCAATTTAGTCTTACACAAGCTGATACTTTGGTGTGTGTGGGGAGTACATCCACGATATCATTTAACACGAATGCAAGTTCCTATCTTATAGATGGTATTGTACTTCCTAATCCATTAGTAACGATAACAGACCTTAAGAAAGATACATTGTTAAAGATCTATCTGACTTATCCAGACGCTTGTGATACTTTAATCAATGTCAAAATTCGTGTGATTCCTATCGACAGTAGTTACACAGTACTGGAATTCTGCCAAGGTGACTCTGTATACATCCAGAACCAATGGTACCACCAAGATGATGAACTAAGAATATTATCATCTAATCAACTAGGATGTGATTCTGTTGCATTAATTTCATTAAAAACTAAACGGTCTGAATCATTTACAACAAACCTTAAGATCTGTGAAGGAGATTCAGTATGGATATTCACTCCAAATGGAGAAAAATGGATAACTTCAAATGAAAGTGATACTATTATTTGGAATAACCAAGAAGGATGTGATTCTATTTATGTTTATAATGTAGCCGTATTTCCATCATTTCATGAGACCTTAAACTTAAACAAGTGTATCAAGGATTCGGTATTCTACCAAGGAACTTATTATTTGCATGATACTTCATTTCTGAGCAAATATTCGAGTCAATATGGTTGTGATTCTATTGTAAGTATTAACATCATTAATTATCCTATCTCTCCAGCTTCACGTACTATACATAACATCTGTAATGGGGATTCTATTCAGATTGATAATATTTGGTATCATGACTCAACCATCATAATAACTCATTTCAATAATCAATATGGTTGTGATTCATTCCATATGACAGAAATACACCTCTATCCTATTCCTGAACCCACAACGATTACATTCTATTACTGTATTGGAGACTCGGTCCAGATTGAGCAATTATGGTATAATACAGCAAGCGAATTCACTGTTCATAAATCGAATATACATTCATGCGATTCATTAATCCATTATAAAGTCATTCCATACGAAGATATTTATGTAGACCTTGATGATACATTAGAACTAATTTATGGAGGCACTCATACATTAAGTGGTTTACATGCTATGAATGTGAATAGATTCAGATGGTTCCCATCAGAATATTTATCTTGCACTGAATGTCAAAATCCAGAAATATCGGCTATTCATGATGGAACCTACTATCTTGAAGTAAGTGATGGTAATGGGTGTACAGCAATAGATTCTATATTTATTCGTGTCAAGAATCAAACTTCCGAAATATATATTCCAAATATTTTCTCACCGAATGCAGATTCCAAAAATGACACTTGGAATATAACATTCTCAGATTCCAGAAGTAAAATAATTTCTATACAATTGTTCGAGAGATGGGGTCAACAAGTCTACTCCTGTAAATCATATCCTAATGGTATGGGATCCAATTGTAATGGTTGGGATGGGATGGTCAATAACCATCCATGTCTACCTAATGTATATATTTATTTAATTCATTGGGAAAATGCGGCAGGGCAAAGATTTTTAATTAAGGGGGATGTTACTTTGATAAGGTAG